Proteins encoded by one window of Dioscorea cayenensis subsp. rotundata cultivar TDr96_F1 chromosome 20, TDr96_F1_v2_PseudoChromosome.rev07_lg8_w22 25.fasta, whole genome shotgun sequence:
- the LOC120251189 gene encoding 50S ribosomal protein L7/L12-like has product MNPLFRCGHRLLRPIPSTAAIRISGCFYSQPTAARKEEEHEIFDQRKLPADYDPANFDPTDHRGPPTARVWRLVDEVSSLTLSEVTDLSSILASKLRMKEPPVIAVMNSGTGFAGGISPGGNEAGVTKEDKKQEKTVFELKLESFEVASKIKVIKEVRGFTDLGLKEAKELVEKTPVVIKGGVSKEEGQQIIEKMKAVGAKVVLE; this is encoded by the coding sequence ATGAACCCTCTCTTCCGATGCGGCCATCGTCTTCTTCGCCCAATTCCATCCACCGCCGCCATTCGCATCTCCGGCTGCTTTTACTCCCAGCCAACAGCAGCTAGGAAAGAAGAGGAGCACGAGATCTTTGACCAGCGGAAGCTGCCGGCGGACTACGATCCGGCAAACTTCGACCCCACCGACCACCGTGGCCCTCCGACTGCCCGTGTCTGGCGCCTCGTCGACGAGGTCTCCTCTCTCACTCTTTCCGAGGTCACCGACCTCTCTTCAATCCTCGCCTCCAAGCTCCGGATGAAAGAACCGCCGGTCATCGCCGTCATGAACTCTGGCACCGGATTCGCTGGTGGGATATCTCCGGGTGGCAACGAGGCTGGGGTCACGAAGGAGGATAAGAAGCAGGAGAAGACGGTGTTTGAGCTGAAGCTGGAGTCTTTCGAGGTTGCGTCCAAGATAAAGGTGATCAAGGAGGTTAGAGGGTTCACTGATTTGGGGCTGAAAGAGGCCAAAGAGTTGGTGGAGAAGACACCAGTTGTTATTAAGGGTGGGGTGTCCAAGGAGGAGGGGCAGCAAATAATTGAGAAAATGAAGGCTGTTGGAGCGAAGGTGGTGTtggagtga